A region of Solibacillus isronensis DNA encodes the following proteins:
- the deoB gene encoding phosphopentomutase, with the protein MQPFKKVHVIVMDSVGIGEAPDADKFGDAGSNTLGHIAEKMNGLNMPNMEKLGLSNIRELKGINKTEKPAAFYGMMQEASVGKDTMTGHWEIMGLNIDTPFKVYPEGFPAELISKLEEATGRKVLCNLPYSGTAVIDDYGPEHMETGAIIVYTSADPVMQIAAHEEVIPVEELYKICEIARELTLDAEFLVGRVIARPFVGEPGNFTRTSNRHDYALTPFGRTTMAEMKDAKLDVIAIGKISDIFNGDGVTEAIRTKDNTDGMDKMAEVVRRDFHGISFLNLVDFDANFGHRRDPIGYGQALEEFDRRLPEVMEALSADDLLIITADHGNDPTFPGTDHTREYVPLIVYSPRFTAGAELELRETFADIAATIADNFNIAAPQFGKSFLSELK; encoded by the coding sequence TGGCTCAAATACATTAGGACATATCGCAGAAAAAATGAATGGCTTAAATATGCCGAATATGGAGAAGTTGGGTTTATCGAATATTCGTGAACTTAAAGGCATTAATAAAACTGAAAAACCTGCTGCATTTTACGGCATGATGCAAGAAGCATCTGTTGGTAAAGATACAATGACAGGTCACTGGGAGATCATGGGTCTGAACATCGATACTCCGTTTAAAGTATATCCAGAAGGCTTTCCCGCGGAACTGATTTCTAAGCTGGAAGAAGCAACTGGCCGCAAAGTACTTTGTAATTTACCTTACAGTGGAACCGCTGTCATTGACGATTACGGTCCGGAACATATGGAAACAGGTGCAATTATTGTGTATACATCGGCAGACCCGGTTATGCAAATCGCAGCACATGAAGAAGTTATTCCAGTAGAAGAACTTTATAAAATTTGTGAAATTGCACGTGAATTAACATTGGATGCTGAATTTTTAGTAGGTCGTGTAATTGCCCGTCCGTTCGTTGGCGAACCAGGTAACTTTACACGTACATCAAACCGTCATGACTATGCATTGACGCCATTTGGACGCACGACAATGGCTGAAATGAAGGACGCGAAACTTGATGTCATTGCAATCGGTAAAATTTCCGACATCTTTAATGGTGACGGGGTAACAGAAGCAATTCGTACGAAAGACAACACGGATGGAATGGACAAAATGGCGGAAGTTGTTCGTCGTGATTTCCATGGTATCAGCTTCCTGAACTTAGTGGACTTTGATGCGAACTTTGGACACCGACGCGATCCGATCGGCTATGGTCAGGCATTGGAAGAATTTGACCGTCGTTTACCGGAAGTTATGGAAGCGTTATCAGCGGATGATCTGCTGATTATTACGGCAGACCACGGAAACGACCCGACATTCCCTGGTACAGACCATACACGTGAATATGTACCGTTAATTGTTTACTCACCGCGCTTTACAGCTGGTGCAGAATTGGAGTTACGTGAGACATTTGCGGATATTGCAGCAACAATTGCAGATAATTTTAACATTGCAGCACCGCAGTTCGGAAAAAGCTTTTTATCAGAGCTGAAATAA
- a CDS encoding pyrimidine-nucleoside phosphorylase: MRMVDIIEKKRNGEELTTAEIRFFVEGYTDGTIPDYQASALCMAIYFQDMTDRERADLTMAMVESGDQIDLSSIAGVKVDKHSTGGVGDTTTLPLAAMVAAVGVPVAKMSGRGLGHTGGTIDKLEAIEGFHVELTSEEFSKQVNEIGMAVIGQSGNLTPADKKLYALRDVTGTVSSIPLIAGSIMSKKIAAGADAIVLDVKTGDGAFMKTVEDSIKLAEAMVKIGNNVGRKTMAIISDMSQPLGYAIGNALEVQEAIDTLKGKGPADLNELCYTLGSQMVVVGGKAKTIEEARKMLEEVVANGAALEVLKKFIAAQGGDASVVDDPSRLPQAKFKFDVPAKQSGYVSKIEADDIGTAAMLLGAGRATKESEIDLAVGLVLHKKVGDQVEVGESLMTIHANTENIDAVLEKIYAHVYISAEKVESPKLIEAIITQ; encoded by the coding sequence ATGAGAATGGTAGATATTATTGAAAAAAAACGTAACGGCGAAGAATTGACAACAGCTGAAATTCGTTTCTTTGTTGAAGGATATACAGATGGCACGATTCCTGATTATCAGGCAAGTGCGTTATGTATGGCAATTTACTTTCAGGATATGACAGATCGCGAACGCGCGGATTTAACAATGGCAATGGTGGAGTCAGGTGACCAAATCGACCTTTCTTCAATTGCAGGCGTAAAAGTAGACAAACACTCAACAGGCGGAGTTGGCGATACAACGACATTGCCATTAGCTGCAATGGTAGCTGCTGTCGGTGTTCCGGTAGCAAAAATGAGTGGTCGTGGATTAGGTCACACAGGCGGTACGATCGACAAGCTTGAAGCGATTGAAGGTTTCCACGTTGAATTAACAAGTGAAGAGTTTTCAAAACAAGTAAATGAAATCGGCATGGCTGTTATCGGTCAATCAGGCAACTTAACACCAGCGGATAAGAAGCTGTATGCGCTACGTGATGTTACAGGAACGGTTTCAAGCATTCCTCTAATTGCCGGCTCAATTATGTCGAAGAAAATTGCTGCAGGTGCAGATGCAATTGTTCTTGATGTTAAAACAGGTGACGGCGCATTTATGAAAACGGTTGAAGATTCAATTAAACTTGCTGAAGCTATGGTGAAAATCGGAAATAACGTTGGCCGTAAAACAATGGCGATTATTTCGGATATGAGTCAGCCTTTAGGATATGCAATCGGCAATGCTCTTGAAGTACAAGAAGCGATCGATACATTAAAAGGTAAAGGTCCGGCTGATTTAAATGAACTTTGCTATACATTAGGATCACAAATGGTTGTTGTTGGCGGCAAAGCAAAAACAATCGAAGAAGCTCGAAAAATGCTGGAGGAAGTTGTAGCTAACGGGGCAGCATTGGAAGTACTGAAAAAATTCATCGCTGCACAAGGCGGAGATGCTTCAGTCGTTGATGACCCATCTCGTTTACCTCAGGCTAAATTCAAATTTGATGTTCCTGCAAAACAGTCAGGCTATGTCTCAAAAATTGAAGCGGATGATATCGGAACAGCTGCAATGCTTCTTGGTGCAGGTCGTGCAACGAAGGAATCTGAAATTGACTTAGCGGTAGGGCTTGTCCTTCATAAAAAAGTAGGCGATCAAGTCGAAGTAGGCGAATCGCTTATGACAATCCATGCTAATACGGAAAATATCGACGCAGTATTAGAAAAGATTTATGCACATGTATACATTTCTGCAGAAAAAGTCGAATCACCAAAATTAATCGAAGCAATTATTACACAATAA
- a CDS encoding SulP family inorganic anion transporter, whose product MKVKWSGRFEGYSFAHFKKDLLSGTIVGIIAVPLAMSFAIASGVKPEYGIYTAIIAGILISLLGGSKFQIGGPTGAFVPILLGVVLVYGYENLLIAGLMAGIMLLLMGIFRLGSLIKFIPRPVTVGFTAGIAVIIFTGQIGNFLGLTNMEQHEKFHMNVLEIASNIETVNFYSLLVAIISFALILMAPKVLPKVPGALIGIIVSSFVTVLFLQGHVATIGSTYGAIPNTLPQFHIPEITFERIYMLIGPAFVIAMLGGIESLLSAVVADGMTNSKHNSNRELIGQGVANIVTPFFGGIPATGAIARTATNIKSGAVSPMSGVIHGIFVLVTLLLLAPLAVHIPLASLAPVLMMVAWNMSERHHFAHILKLKSGDSLVLCITFLLTVFMSLTVAVMAGLILAVILFAKSMGDSLTVSKVLPNLDRENGKLQPQIVSDFHDCPQISIYTIEGPLFFGAAEKFEQTMLTIQERPKVFILRMRKVPYIDSTGEEYFRNILQNINSYGGKVFVTNVQPGLEQMLKRSGLYDLMEAEHFYNTTSDAISAACQYIEVNNCIGCTHYAFKECQLLANGIPLSEHEVQAQNKLTEATI is encoded by the coding sequence ATGAAAGTTAAGTGGTCGGGAAGATTTGAAGGCTATTCATTCGCCCATTTCAAAAAGGATTTGTTATCCGGGACGATTGTCGGGATTATTGCTGTACCGTTGGCGATGAGTTTTGCCATTGCCTCAGGGGTCAAACCGGAATACGGAATTTACACAGCAATTATCGCAGGTATTTTAATTTCCTTATTAGGAGGTTCAAAATTCCAAATCGGCGGTCCGACAGGTGCTTTCGTTCCGATTTTGCTTGGAGTTGTGCTCGTTTACGGGTATGAAAACTTGCTCATCGCAGGTTTAATGGCGGGAATTATGCTGCTGCTGATGGGAATTTTCAGGCTGGGGTCACTGATCAAATTTATCCCGAGGCCCGTTACAGTAGGCTTTACAGCAGGAATTGCCGTCATTATTTTTACCGGACAAATAGGAAATTTTTTAGGGTTAACAAATATGGAGCAGCATGAGAAGTTTCATATGAATGTTCTTGAAATTGCTTCCAATATTGAAACCGTTAATTTTTATAGTTTACTCGTTGCAATTATAAGCTTCGCATTAATACTTATGGCCCCAAAAGTTTTACCGAAAGTGCCGGGTGCCCTAATTGGCATAATTGTGTCCTCTTTTGTAACGGTACTTTTTTTACAGGGGCATGTTGCCACAATTGGCTCCACATATGGTGCAATACCGAATACACTTCCTCAGTTCCACATACCGGAAATAACATTTGAACGTATTTACATGCTCATCGGTCCAGCGTTTGTCATTGCGATGCTCGGCGGGATTGAATCGCTGCTATCGGCGGTTGTTGCAGACGGCATGACGAACAGCAAACATAACAGTAACCGGGAACTGATCGGGCAAGGGGTTGCCAATATTGTGACACCGTTTTTTGGAGGAATACCTGCTACCGGGGCAATTGCACGAACGGCTACTAATATTAAATCCGGTGCTGTTTCGCCAATGTCAGGGGTAATCCATGGAATCTTCGTTTTAGTCACGCTATTATTGCTCGCGCCATTAGCGGTACATATACCACTTGCGAGTTTAGCACCTGTACTCATGATGGTCGCATGGAATATGAGCGAACGTCACCATTTCGCGCACATTCTAAAATTGAAATCCGGAGATTCGCTTGTTCTATGTATTACATTTTTACTGACAGTATTTATGAGCTTAACGGTTGCTGTAATGGCGGGACTCATTTTAGCGGTGATCCTATTTGCGAAAAGCATGGGCGATAGCCTTACTGTTTCCAAAGTACTGCCGAATTTGGACAGGGAGAACGGAAAGTTGCAGCCTCAGATTGTATCAGATTTTCATGATTGTCCGCAAATCAGTATTTATACAATAGAAGGTCCTCTATTTTTTGGTGCTGCTGAAAAGTTTGAACAGACAATGCTGACAATACAGGAACGTCCGAAAGTGTTTATCCTTCGTATGCGTAAAGTGCCGTATATCGATTCGACAGGGGAAGAATATTTCCGCAATATCCTTCAAAATATAAACTCTTATGGTGGTAAAGTTTTCGTAACAAATGTACAGCCTGGATTAGAGCAAATGCTAAAGCGAAGCGGGTTGTATGATTTAATGGAAGCGGAACATTTTTATAATACGACAAGTGACGCCATATCAGCGGCATGCCAGTATATCGAGGTAAATAATTGTATTGGATGCACACATTATGCGTTTAAAGAATGCCAATTGCTAGCAAATGGCATCCCGCTATCAGAGCATGAAGTGCAGGCACAGAATAAATTGACCGAAGCAACAATATAA
- the spoIIAA gene encoding anti-sigma F factor antagonist, with protein sequence MNFNLTMYPNDVLIVQLFGELDHHETEKVRTHISKAILQGNVKLLVWNLEHLHFMDSSGIGLVLGRMRELRAVDGQTILLNPSKTMQKIFQYSGLGNLIQFASEQQVISHSEGDCQWITK encoded by the coding sequence GTGAACTTTAATTTAACGATGTATCCAAATGATGTATTGATTGTCCAACTATTTGGCGAACTGGATCATCATGAGACAGAAAAAGTGAGAACACATATATCGAAAGCTATTTTACAAGGAAATGTAAAATTACTCGTTTGGAATTTAGAGCATTTGCATTTTATGGACAGTTCCGGAATTGGATTAGTGCTTGGCAGGATGCGAGAACTCCGAGCTGTCGATGGACAAACAATCTTGTTAAATCCGTCAAAAACGATGCAGAAAATATTCCAGTATTCCGGTTTAGGAAATCTAATACAATTTGCATCTGAACAGCAAGTTATTTCACACAGCGAGGGGGATTGTCAATGGATAACGAAATGA
- the spoIIAB gene encoding anti-sigma F factor, producing the protein MDNEMTLTFLARSENEGLARIAVTSFMAQLDPTIEELSECKTIVSEAVSNAIIHGYADNPHGIITVYAVRYGSEVSVTIKDEGCGIEDIEQAREPLFTTKPELERSGMGFTIMESFSDFLQVESVLGKGTVVTFTKQILPIGTLVT; encoded by the coding sequence ATGGATAACGAAATGACGCTAACTTTTTTGGCGCGCAGTGAAAATGAAGGGTTGGCACGTATTGCCGTTACAAGCTTTATGGCACAACTCGATCCGACAATTGAAGAGCTATCGGAATGTAAAACAATCGTATCAGAGGCTGTATCGAACGCCATTATCCATGGTTATGCCGATAATCCGCATGGCATTATTACGGTTTATGCGGTTCGTTACGGTTCGGAAGTAAGTGTGACAATTAAAGATGAAGGTTGCGGAATTGAAGATATCGAACAAGCACGTGAGCCATTATTTACAACGAAGCCGGAGCTTGAACGTTCCGGAATGGGCTTTACAATTATGGAAAGTTTTTCGGATTTCCTGCAAGTAGAATCCGTACTAGGAAAAGGCACAGTCGTAACATTCACAAAACAAATTTTGCCAATAGGGACACTCGTGACATAA
- a CDS encoding SigF/SigG family RNA polymerase sporulation sigma factor, whose protein sequence is MGNIEQSSETLLTQAYMRELIAKSQQGDQVARKTMIEGNTRLVWSIVQRFASRGVELEDLFQIGCIGLMKSVDKFDLSYEVKFSTYAVPMIIGEIQRFLRDDGMVKVSRSIRELNYKIRHATDDYLKTNEKPPSVAELAEILQVSQEDILLATDAMRDPASLHDQLFENDGDSITLMDQMRDDKSELAFDYVPLKDMLKRLGKREQSIIYFRYYLDLTQTEIADRLGISQVQVSRLEKKILAQLKSWMDQSTLSR, encoded by the coding sequence ATGGGGAACATCGAGCAGTCATCTGAAACGTTATTAACGCAAGCTTATATGCGTGAACTAATCGCAAAGTCACAACAAGGCGATCAAGTTGCGAGAAAAACGATGATTGAAGGAAATACTAGACTTGTTTGGTCTATCGTTCAACGCTTCGCATCAAGGGGTGTTGAACTGGAAGATTTGTTTCAAATTGGCTGTATTGGCTTAATGAAATCGGTTGATAAATTCGACTTGTCCTATGAAGTGAAATTTTCCACATATGCAGTGCCGATGATTATTGGGGAGATTCAACGTTTTTTAAGAGATGACGGTATGGTAAAGGTAAGTCGTTCTATTCGGGAATTGAATTACAAAATTCGTCATGCGACTGATGACTATTTAAAAACGAATGAAAAACCTCCATCTGTTGCAGAGCTGGCTGAAATATTGCAAGTTTCACAAGAAGATATTTTATTGGCAACTGATGCGATGCGTGATCCGGCTAGTTTGCATGATCAGCTCTTTGAAAATGATGGAGATTCCATTACATTAATGGATCAGATGCGGGACGATAAGTCTGAGCTTGCATTTGACTACGTTCCATTAAAAGACATGTTGAAGAGACTAGGGAAACGGGAACAATCGATCATTTATTTCCGCTATTATCTGGATTTAACCCAGACGGAAATTGCCGATCGTCTCGGTATCTCACAAGTACAAGTATCACGATTGGAAAAGAAAATACTAGCCCAGTTGAAATCATGGATGGATCAGTCTACATTAAGCAGATAA
- a CDS encoding spore germination protein, translated as MTNQLFTSMKIAEGFFNSKFEPEKNFDLCIKEITIKNLPTLTVYVSGLINGDSLTEILSDLQRDNDDEEILDEQDYFHAHFNFFGVDLASSIDDFMLGVLSGRVGFVTKSGYCYLAEFRNYPGRNPEEPDNEKVIRGSRDGFAENIILNTALIRRRIRSEKLRFHMHHVTTYSQTDIVLSYMDDLVNENHLQWIIERLGQIKHDGLTMSDKSLEEWLFKQKYHPLPFVRYTERPDIVAAHILEGHIAIMVDTSPSVMLIPVTMFHLLQHAEEYRQAPLVGTMMRFLRFGAVILSFLLLPYWYLLVTHPELLPDKLAFIGINEKGEIPIFLQILIADIGIEYLRIAAIHTPTPLSTAMGLIAGIIIGQIAIDVGLFSSEIVLYTAITAIFTFAIPNYELSISVKVFRLILLSATALFGINGFFIGAFLIFTYLCSLKPMNVPYLWPLVPFFPKAFARVVIRTPMSEDAPRPFIVNAKKRKRV; from the coding sequence ATGACAAATCAGCTTTTTACATCAATGAAAATTGCAGAAGGCTTCTTCAATTCAAAATTTGAGCCAGAGAAGAACTTTGATTTATGTATTAAAGAAATTACGATCAAAAATTTACCGACATTAACGGTATATGTGAGCGGTCTCATCAATGGAGACAGCTTGACGGAAATACTGTCTGATCTACAGCGGGACAACGATGATGAAGAAATACTGGATGAACAGGACTATTTTCACGCCCACTTCAACTTCTTCGGGGTAGATTTAGCGTCGTCGATTGATGACTTTATGCTCGGAGTTTTAAGTGGGCGAGTAGGGTTTGTTACGAAAAGCGGTTACTGCTATTTGGCGGAATTCCGGAATTATCCGGGACGTAATCCAGAAGAACCTGACAATGAAAAAGTTATTCGTGGTTCAAGAGACGGTTTTGCCGAAAATATTATTTTGAATACGGCATTGATTCGTCGACGCATACGAAGTGAAAAGCTGCGATTTCATATGCATCACGTAACGACCTATAGCCAAACGGATATCGTTCTTTCGTATATGGATGATCTAGTAAATGAGAACCATTTACAATGGATCATTGAACGGCTTGGGCAAATTAAACATGATGGGTTAACGATGAGTGACAAATCGTTGGAGGAATGGCTGTTTAAGCAAAAATATCACCCTTTGCCATTTGTGCGCTATACGGAGCGGCCAGATATTGTAGCTGCCCATATTTTAGAGGGGCATATTGCGATTATGGTCGATACATCGCCTTCTGTAATGCTTATCCCTGTCACCATGTTCCATTTGCTGCAGCATGCGGAAGAATATCGCCAGGCGCCGTTAGTCGGTACGATGATGCGGTTCCTTCGTTTTGGAGCGGTTATTTTAAGCTTTCTTTTACTTCCTTACTGGTATTTACTCGTTACACATCCCGAGTTACTCCCCGATAAGTTAGCATTTATCGGGATAAATGAAAAAGGTGAAATTCCTATATTCCTGCAAATATTAATTGCGGATATCGGGATTGAATATTTGCGAATTGCAGCGATTCATACACCAACACCGTTATCGACCGCAATGGGATTAATCGCCGGTATTATCATCGGGCAAATTGCGATCGACGTTGGACTATTTTCAAGTGAAATTGTACTATATACTGCGATTACCGCCATTTTTACATTTGCGATTCCGAACTACGAATTGAGTATTTCGGTGAAAGTGTTCCGTTTGATTCTATTAAGCGCGACCGCGTTATTTGGCATTAACGGATTCTTTATTGGGGCGTTCTTGATTTTCACTTATTTATGTTCATTGAAACCGATGAATGTGCCGTATTTATGGCCGCTTGTGCCGTTTTTCCCGAAGGCATTCGCTCGTGTTGTTATTCGAACACCGATGTCGGAAGATGCACCGAGGCCATTTATCGTGAACGCAAAAAAGCGAAAACGTGTATAA
- the lysA gene encoding diaminopimelate decarboxylase — MHLYGTQQINELGHLTIGGVDTIELAKQYGTPLFVYDTALIRKRSRGFIDTFEQLGVKAQVAYASKAFACVAAYQLAAQENLSLDVVSGGELYTAIKAGFPADRIHFHGNNKSVAELELAFETGIGCIVVDNFYEISLIKEIAQQKNQQMKILLRVTPGVEAHTHDFITTGQADSKFGFDLNNGQADEAFKQVVNDQHIELLGLHCHIGSQIFETEGFSLAAGKVMQKMGAWKEQHGFVAQVLNLGGGFGIRYTEEDKPLEPHEYVADMIRTVQDESKKLNLTMPEIWIEPGRSLVGDAGTSLYTIGSQKTVPNVREYIAVDGGMSDNIRPALYDAKYEAIIANKANDPKTSTYTVAGKLCESGDKLIIDASLQNAHTGDILAMFCTGAYGYSMASNYNRVPRPAVVFVENGEHQLAIKRESYEDLVANDLPLTFTKGE, encoded by the coding sequence ATGCATTTATATGGAACACAGCAAATTAATGAGCTCGGTCATTTAACAATTGGCGGGGTAGATACAATTGAATTGGCAAAACAATACGGGACACCGTTATTCGTTTATGATACAGCGTTAATTCGTAAACGTTCACGCGGCTTTATCGATACATTTGAACAATTAGGTGTAAAAGCGCAAGTTGCTTATGCATCTAAAGCATTCGCCTGTGTTGCGGCATATCAGTTAGCTGCGCAGGAAAACCTGTCGCTGGATGTTGTATCAGGCGGAGAACTTTATACAGCGATTAAAGCTGGATTCCCGGCAGATCGCATTCATTTCCATGGCAATAATAAATCGGTTGCCGAACTTGAATTGGCATTTGAAACGGGAATCGGTTGTATTGTAGTCGATAACTTTTACGAGATTTCGTTAATTAAAGAAATCGCACAGCAGAAAAATCAGCAAATGAAAATTTTATTACGTGTGACACCAGGTGTTGAAGCACATACTCATGATTTTATTACAACAGGTCAAGCAGATTCTAAATTTGGCTTTGACTTAAATAATGGACAAGCTGATGAGGCATTTAAGCAAGTAGTGAACGATCAACATATCGAACTATTAGGTTTACATTGCCACATCGGCTCTCAAATTTTTGAAACAGAAGGCTTTAGTTTGGCAGCAGGTAAAGTAATGCAAAAAATGGGTGCATGGAAAGAACAGCACGGTTTTGTTGCACAAGTGCTGAATCTTGGCGGTGGCTTCGGTATCCGTTATACAGAAGAGGACAAGCCTTTAGAACCTCATGAATATGTTGCGGACATGATTCGAACAGTGCAGGATGAAAGTAAAAAACTTAATTTGACAATGCCTGAAATTTGGATTGAGCCAGGCCGTTCTTTAGTTGGTGATGCAGGTACATCACTGTACACAATCGGTTCTCAGAAAACAGTACCAAATGTGCGTGAATATATTGCTGTTGATGGCGGGATGAGCGATAATATCCGTCCAGCACTTTACGATGCAAAATATGAAGCGATTATTGCCAATAAAGCAAATGATCCAAAAACAAGTACATACACTGTTGCAGGTAAGCTATGTGAGTCAGGAGATAAGTTAATTATTGATGCGTCATTACAAAATGCACATACCGGTGATATTTTAGCGATGTTCTGTACAGGGGCATACGGTTATTCAATGGCATCAAACTATAACCGTGTACCAAGACCGGCAGTTGTATTCGTTGAAAACGGAGAGCACCAATTAGCGATTAAACGTGAAAGCTATGAAGATTTAGTGGCAAATGATTTGCCGTTAACATTTACAAAGGGTGAATAG
- a CDS encoding GNAT family N-acetyltransferase translates to MLVRYKKALEKIAMGLISLMPQEKDIKRLMETIQQYEQNENWTLFLWKNGEEYVGAIGIAEENDAAVVQHITVIPSYRGEGVALEMLHELRNMGYEHIQANEDTSAFVQKCIPILKEVD, encoded by the coding sequence ATGTTAGTTCGATATAAAAAAGCACTTGAAAAAATTGCAATGGGATTAATTTCGTTAATGCCACAAGAAAAAGACATTAAACGCTTAATGGAAACCATTCAACAATATGAACAAAATGAAAATTGGACACTCTTCTTATGGAAAAATGGCGAAGAATATGTAGGGGCTATAGGGATTGCAGAAGAAAATGATGCTGCAGTCGTTCAACATATTACAGTCATCCCGTCGTATCGTGGTGAAGGTGTCGCATTAGAAATGTTACATGAACTGCGGAATATGGGCTATGAACATATTCAAGCGAATGAAGATACAAGTGCATTTGTCCAAAAATGTATACCTATATTAAAAGAAGTCGACTAA
- a CDS encoding DUF309 domain-containing protein, giving the protein MHPLFHPLFIDYCAYFNGNNDYFECHEVLEEYWKEIAPREKFHPLVGYVQLATGMYHFRRANITGAARIMEKAIVNFELNHNSEFFEYIDVRQLLLLMKNQLRKIQENQPFAHFTLPITDRQLQELVHERIKSIPPMDSHFIFNKHMLRDRSEILEAREFKKRSRQ; this is encoded by the coding sequence ATGCATCCTTTGTTTCATCCACTATTTATCGATTATTGCGCTTATTTTAATGGCAATAATGACTATTTTGAATGCCATGAAGTTTTAGAAGAATATTGGAAGGAAATCGCACCAAGAGAAAAGTTTCATCCGTTAGTAGGCTATGTCCAGCTTGCGACAGGTATGTACCACTTTCGGCGGGCAAATATTACTGGTGCTGCACGCATAATGGAAAAAGCCATTGTTAACTTTGAGCTGAATCACAATAGTGAATTTTTCGAGTATATAGATGTAAGACAATTGCTTCTCCTGATGAAAAACCAGCTTCGAAAAATACAGGAAAATCAACCATTCGCACACTTTACACTGCCTATTACAGATCGACAGCTGCAAGAATTGGTACATGAAAGAATAAAGTCGATTCCTCCTATGGATTCACACTTTATTTTCAATAAACATATGCTTCGGGACCGGTCAGAAATACTGGAAGCTAGAGAATTTAAAAAAAGAAGTCGACAATAA
- a CDS encoding segregation/condensation protein A, with protein sequence MSYEVKLDAFSGPLDLLLHLIHRLEIDIYDIPMAELTEQYIDHIHAMQTLELNEASEYLVMAATLLAIKSRMLIPINENEIDAEELEVDEVDPREELVARLIEYKKYKEAAVQLQELETERGQVFTKAPADLSEFMPEEQLALFDQNVNVYDMLSAFQKLMRRKQLKKPLSTRIARQEISVKEQMRSVVNILKNAGGRVMFSQLFEAEDKPMLVLTFLTLLELMKRQVIFVEQQNNFDDLSVLLTKEEINDEFEQLTEPN encoded by the coding sequence ATGTCTTACGAAGTGAAACTAGACGCCTTTAGCGGGCCGCTAGATTTATTATTGCATTTAATTCATCGTTTGGAAATTGATATATATGATATTCCAATGGCGGAATTAACGGAACAGTATATTGATCACATCCATGCGATGCAAACATTGGAATTGAATGAAGCAAGCGAATATTTAGTAATGGCCGCAACATTATTAGCGATTAAAAGCCGTATGCTCATTCCGATTAATGAAAACGAAATCGATGCAGAGGAACTCGAAGTAGATGAAGTCGATCCACGGGAAGAGCTTGTTGCACGTTTAATCGAATATAAAAAGTATAAAGAAGCAGCTGTCCAACTTCAGGAATTGGAAACAGAGCGTGGGCAAGTGTTCACGAAAGCACCGGCAGACTTGTCGGAATTTATGCCGGAAGAACAATTAGCGCTTTTTGATCAAAATGTAAATGTTTACGATATGTTAAGTGCGTTCCAAAAACTAATGCGTCGTAAACAGTTGAAAAAACCATTGTCAACGCGCATCGCAAGACAGGAAATTTCAGTGAAGGAACAAATGCGCTCCGTTGTAAACATTCTAAAAAATGCAGGCGGAAGAGTTATGTTCTCGCAATTGTTTGAAGCAGAGGATAAGCCAATGCTTGTATTGACGTTTTTAACATTACTGGAATTAATGAAGCGCCAAGTGATTTTTGTGGAACAGCAAAATAACTTCGATGATTTATCTGTATTATTGACAAAAGAGGAGATCAATGATGAATTCGAACAACTTACTGAGCCGAATTGA